TCAGGCGGTTTATACTTTTATTGGTGCGCTTCAGGTATTCACGGTTGATAGTGGGGTCTTCCAGCCCGCCGTCGAGCAGGGTTAACACATATCCCTGCAAGTTAAAAATTGGCGTTTTCAGTTCGTGCGAAACATTACCCAGAAATTCTCTTCGGTACAATTCCTGCGTTTTCAAATCCTCAATTTCTTTGCTTCTTTCTTTCGCCCATTCGGTTACGTCCTGGTTAACTTCTTCAATATCCGATTTTAAAGCTATTTTCTTTTTTGCATTTTCAGGAACTTTCAGGTGCCGGATGGTTTTGTATATGAGCCTGATTCTGTCTAAAATGAAGCGCTGCAACGAATAATAAAAGAAAAAATAAGAAAAGCCCAAAATAGCCAAAGCCGTTATCAGCATTGCAAGTTCTAACGAAATGCCAATAACCAGTTTAAAAAGGGAGAAGCAAAGGATGAAAACCACTACAACTAAACTTGCGTTTATGAATGCCAGGATTTTCGGGTTGGAATATTTCATTATATGATTATCTGATATCTTACCTAAAGAAATTTATTAATAAAAATTTCTTTGCGCTCCTTTGCGAAAAACTCAGCAATTCTCCGCGGTTTAAATCTTTTTTACCGCAGAGGACGGGAAGAATTACGCAGAGAAAACCGCAGAGAAAACCGCAGAGCCTGCTTTGTTGAAAAAATAATGTATCATAAAAGAATCATTAATATTTTTCTTCATAGATTATGGTTTTATACTTTTTAGGCAGAAAAACGGATAATCATTTTTCATTATTCCTCGTATTTATAACCTACTCCTTTAACGGTTCTGATGTTATCAATGCCAATTTTTTCACGGATTTTGCGCACATGGACATCAATAGTCCGGTCACCAACAATTACATCGTTTCCCCAAACCTTGGCAAAAATTTCTTCTCTTGTGAATACCTTATTGGGTTTTGAAGCAAGGAGCATCAGAAGTTCAAATTCTTTTTTGGGTAAAATAATTTCTGTCCCGTTTTTTTCGACAATAAATCTTTCTTTATCAATAACCATGTCTTTGAGTTGCAACGATGAGGCGCTACCCGTTTCGGTTTTAAACCTCCGGAGCAAAGCCTGAATACGGCTGATTAAGACTCTGGGTTTAACTGGTTTAGTAACATAATCGTCGGCACCGGCTTCAAATCCGGCAATCTGGGAATAATCTTCACCGCGGGCTGTCAGAAAAATTATTACGGCATTTTGCAATTGGGGAATTTGTTTGATTTCCCTGCAAGCTTCCATGCCGTCCATCTCAGGCATCATCACATCAAGAATTATCAGATGAGGACATTCTGTTTTGGCAACTTTAACGGCTTCCATTCCGTTTCGGGCTGTAAAAACCTGAAAACCTTCTTTTTTCAGATTATAACCCAGAAATTCAAGGACGTCTTTTTCATCGTCAACCAGGAGAATTTTTATTTGTTCGTTATCCATACCGGTCAATTACTTTTGATGAAGAATAGCAGGTTTGCAAAGATACTTTTTTTTAATCGGTTAATTAACTTGTTGGTTAATTTTATGTTAAGTTTCACTTAGCTGCCAGTATCAAGGAGATTACTCTGTTTTCACAAGGAAGTAACTTTTTTTGCCTTTCTGTATCAGCAGGTAAGTATCGTTAAGCAGGTTCTGCCGGTTTACGATAAAAGTGTCGGTTATTTTTTCCTTATTTATCAGTATTGCCCCTTCTTTGATTAAGCGGCGTGCTTCGCTCTTTGACGGGAAAATACCGGTAATATCTGAAAGGAAATCGGCTATGGGAATGTCTTTTTCGAGTTCGGTACGGCTGAGTTTCGAAATGGGTACGCCCTCAAAAACGGAAAGAAAAGTAGCCTCGTCAAGGTTTTTCAGCATAGCGGTAGTGCCTTTACCGAAAAGAATTTCTGAGGCTGCCAATGCCTGCTGAAAATCATTTTCAGAATGAACCCTGATGGTGATGTCTTTGGCAAGATTTTTCTGTAGAATCCGAAGGTGGGGAGCCTGTGCATGATTTTTTGCCATTTCCTCCACTTCTTCCTTACTGAAAAGGGTGAAAATTTTAATGTATTTAAGAGCATCATCATCAGAAACATTGAGCCAGAACTGGTAAAAATGGTAAGGAGATGTCTTGGCAGCATCAAGCCACACATTTCCGGTTTCGGTTTTTCCGAACTTTCCACCATCGGCTTTGGTAATCAGTGGGCAGGTAAGAGCAAAGGCTTCTCCTCCGGTTTTACGCCTGATGAGTTCGGTGCCGGTAACTATGTTGCCCCACTGGTCGGAGCCTCCCATCTGGAGTTTGCAGTTTTTATTTTCATATAACCATAAAAAATCATAGCCTTGCACCAATTGATAGCTGAATTCGGTAAACGACATGCCTTCGCCGCTTTCGCCGCTCAGACGTTTTTTTACCGAA
This is a stretch of genomic DNA from Lentimicrobiaceae bacterium. It encodes these proteins:
- the tyrS gene encoding tyrosine--tRNA ligase, which translates into the protein MNFVEELRWRGMIHDLMPGTEEQLNKEITSAYVGIDPTADSLHIGHLVSIMMLKHFQLAGHKPIALVGGATGMIGDPSGKNEERNLLSEDVLRHNQECIKKQLVKFIDFDGNIPNRAEMVNNYDWMKTFSFLSFIRDIGKHITVNYMMSKDSVKKRLSGESGEGMSFTEFSYQLVQGYDFLWLYENKNCKLQMGGSDQWGNIVTGTELIRRKTGGEAFALTCPLITKADGGKFGKTETGNVWLDAAKTSPYHFYQFWLNVSDDDALKYIKIFTLFSKEEVEEMAKNHAQAPHLRILQKNLAKDITIRVHSENDFQQALAASEILFGKGTTAMLKNLDEATFLSVFEGVPISKLSRTELEKDIPIADFLSDITGIFPSKSEARRLIKEGAILINKEKITDTFIVNRQNLLNDTYLLIQKGKKSYFLVKTE
- a CDS encoding response regulator transcription factor, with the protein product MDNEQIKILLVDDEKDVLEFLGYNLKKEGFQVFTARNGMEAVKVAKTECPHLIILDVMMPEMDGMEACREIKQIPQLQNAVIIFLTARGEDYSQIAGFEAGADDYVTKPVKPRVLISRIQALLRRFKTETGSASSLQLKDMVIDKERFIVEKNGTEIILPKKEFELLMLLASKPNKVFTREEIFAKVWGNDVIVGDRTIDVHVRKIREKIGIDNIRTVKGVGYKYEE